The genomic DNA CAAAACCACCGAGTCAACAAACACTTGGTAAATTTTTCAATTGATTGTAGGTAAGAAGATTAGAAAAAGTACAAAAAAGGATCATAAAAAGACGATGACACCCAAAAATACTATCTTGTTTCTTTTACTGTTAATATCCGTCTTCGCATGCAATGAAGCAGAAGATCCGCTCGAACCTGAACCGGCACCTGAAGAACCGGTAGTGCTTCAATACGGCACAATCTCTGGAACCGTCACTGACGCTGGGACAGGAAATCCTATTCCTGGGTCAATGGTGATCCTAATGGGTCGAGAGGTTGAAACCGGTGTAGATGGGGTTTATTCTTTTCAAGATGTTCTTTACGGCGATACCTATAACCTGATTGTAAGGGATCCAGATTACGAATATCATGGTCAGCCCTTTGCGCTCAACCAACAACGTTTAGTTATAAATATCCCGTTAACACCCTTAAAGGACCCAGTGCTGGAAATACAGGAATTTTTTGAAAATTTTTCGGATCTCCTTGAGTCTGTGGACGTAGAAAATATTGAAGCGGTTGAGAGACTCTTTTCAGAAACCTATGTCGCTGCGGACGATGACGCGACCCTCTTCGGTGTGGCATCAGGCATTATCCCTGAAAATTACGCAGATGTCAATCCCGCGATAACTCAGCTCTTTGATGAGTACACCTTTCTTGAATTCCTGTTCAAGGATATGGAGATGGATGTGACGCATGCCAGAAAAGCGGCAGTAACCCTTCGGCTTGATGTGAACGCCAGAAAAGGGGAAGAAGAAGACTTGAGAGAAATTAAAGCCGGTTCTAAATTTGAGTTCCGCCGTGAAGGACGAGATTGGAAGATTGTGTATTGGCAGCTTCTGGAAATAGACATCCGTTTGTGATGCCATTAGCGAACCGCGATTCGCGAATTGCTAATGATTCTGAGAGAAAAAATTGGTGAGGGCTGCGTATTCCGTGATGTCCAATGTTTCAGCGCGCCGTTCTGGGGCTATACCAGTTTCCTCAAACGCAGCTGCCAGTCTCTCTGCTGAAGCGAATCTACCCCTGATTAAAGCATTTTTTAACATCTTCCGACGCGTCCTGAACGCTGTTCGCACTATTTTAAAAAACAATACTTCATCTTCAACGCTAACCTTTGGACTTTCGCGCATCGTCA from Candidatus Poribacteria bacterium includes the following:
- a CDS encoding carboxypeptidase-like regulatory domain-containing protein, producing MTPKNTILFLLLLISVFACNEAEDPLEPEPAPEEPVVLQYGTISGTVTDAGTGNPIPGSMVILMGREVETGVDGVYSFQDVLYGDTYNLIVRDPDYEYHGQPFALNQQRLVINIPLTPLKDPVLEIQEFFENFSDLLESVDVENIEAVERLFSETYVAADDDATLFGVASGIIPENYADVNPAITQLFDEYTFLEFLFKDMEMDVTHARKAAVTLRLDVNARKGEEEDLREIKAGSKFEFRREGRDWKIVYWQLLEIDIRL